A genome region from Actinobacillus arthritidis includes the following:
- a CDS encoding LysR family transcriptional regulator — protein sequence MQDFRAMAIFAEVVQHQSMQKTAEKLGLTVSTVSQAISKLEKQCGIKLLNRTTRRIALTNAGEQFYQGCLAMLAGAEQAMKVAEELQDEPSGTVSIATYSTSILTQLKQALYKVQNTYPKLAVTLQLTDTLADLYQQKTDIALRAGIDSLDNPQLIAKKLMDLDIGFFATPELLAKYPTPQTPAEMQNLQWIVPDRAWLPPTDEQHNPTQWRVTHAQTGEEKWFKTNPKIISADSLASYQLMLAHLGVTILAKQEVQADLDAGRLVQLLPEWKLPPVPYYLVMLNRQLPKKVRAVAEMVEGGFYINPNRFQTKSGGKFWKIYHRLHIKLPPVCRCL from the coding sequence ATGCAAGATTTTAGGGCGATGGCGATTTTTGCCGAAGTGGTGCAACACCAATCTATGCAAAAAACAGCGGAAAAATTGGGGTTAACAGTTTCCACGGTTAGCCAAGCAATCAGCAAATTGGAAAAACAGTGCGGTATCAAATTGCTCAACCGCACCACCAGACGCATTGCCCTCACAAATGCGGGAGAGCAATTTTATCAAGGCTGTTTGGCGATGTTGGCGGGGGCGGAACAAGCAATGAAGGTCGCCGAAGAATTGCAAGATGAGCCAAGTGGTACGGTTAGCATTGCCACATATTCAACATCTATTTTGACCCAGCTCAAGCAAGCCTTATACAAGGTGCAGAATACTTACCCAAAACTGGCGGTAACCCTACAACTCACGGACACTTTGGCGGATTTGTATCAGCAAAAAACGGACATCGCCTTGCGTGCGGGGATTGACTCGTTAGACAATCCGCAACTTATTGCCAAGAAATTGATGGATTTAGACATCGGCTTTTTCGCCACGCCTGAATTATTGGCAAAATATCCCACTCCCCAAACGCCTGCGGAAATGCAAAATCTGCAGTGGATTGTGCCTGACAGAGCGTGGCTACCGCCCACAGACGAACAGCATAACCCTACGCAATGGCGAGTTACCCATGCTCAAACAGGTGAAGAAAAGTGGTTCAAAACCAACCCCAAAATCATCAGCGCCGATAGTTTGGCGAGCTATCAGCTTATGCTTGCCCATTTGGGCGTAACCATTTTAGCGAAACAGGAAGTTCAAGCGGATTTGGACGCTGGCAGATTGGTGCAACTGCTCCCCGAATGGAAACTCCCCCCTGTGCCGTATTATTTGGTTATGCTCAACCGCCAACTCCCTAAAAAAGTGCGAGCCGTAGCAGAAATGGTGGAGGGGGGTTTTTACATCAACCCAAATAGATTTCAAACAAAAAGCGGTGGTAAATTTTGGAAGATTTACCACCGCTTGCACATCAAACT
- a CDS encoding HNH endonuclease has translation MQTYEEYWKLTLAYTDFNDVKFIKALNICVDFIDNVISNNPEYANDIAECTTIAEKQKLCRKFKYYSDLQREIRKTPELKSDDTGYELDEESARKAINQMVKLGFITPFLTSYHELSKLYLQAKTNRKRETILSKIVYTSSSFQSSVTKPSDIHQLNFLIKTLVEHPQGKLRKDEISALMLVDLNTFHHDYLDKTELDEYLKKGLESGFVKRKYNQISHLWNLLSKLDDLQRVGDDLYFAEDAQRIFSNIEESTRKRDPYLHRLYKNQLQEESEEYYGDKKCMLEKLAYPVLIASHIKPFIQSDDNEAYDPNNGLLLSRTLDSLFDLKYISFDDNGNMLKSDRLSDDVWQHWQNVKLDSVLLNDKRKQYLAFHRELMKKEDSKIKV, from the coding sequence ATGCAAACCTATGAAGAGTATTGGAAACTAACATTAGCATATACAGATTTTAATGACGTCAAATTTATCAAAGCATTAAATATTTGTGTTGATTTTATTGATAACGTAATTTCAAATAATCCTGAGTATGCAAATGATATTGCAGAATGTACTACTATTGCAGAAAAACAAAAGTTATGTAGAAAGTTTAAATATTATTCTGATTTACAAAGAGAAATAAGAAAAACGCCTGAATTAAAATCTGATGATACAGGCTATGAACTAGATGAAGAATCAGCTAGAAAAGCGATCAATCAAATGGTAAAACTTGGTTTTATAACACCATTTTTAACATCATATCACGAGCTATCAAAATTGTATTTACAAGCAAAGACAAATAGAAAAAGAGAAACGATACTTTCTAAAATAGTTTATACGAGTTCATCTTTTCAAAGCTCGGTTACAAAACCATCAGATATTCATCAACTTAATTTTCTAATCAAAACACTAGTGGAACACCCTCAAGGCAAGTTAAGAAAAGATGAGATTTCAGCATTAATGTTGGTTGACTTAAATACTTTTCATCATGATTACTTAGATAAAACAGAGTTAGATGAATATTTGAAGAAAGGATTGGAATCAGGTTTTGTAAAGAGAAAATATAACCAAATTAGCCATTTATGGAATTTACTTTCTAAACTAGATGACTTACAACGGGTAGGCGATGATCTTTACTTTGCTGAAGATGCTCAACGCATTTTTAGCAACATTGAAGAAAGCACTCGTAAAAGAGATCCGTATTTGCACCGCTTGTACAAAAACCAATTGCAAGAAGAAAGCGAAGAATATTACGGCGATAAGAAATGTATGCTGGAAAAACTAGCATATCCAGTGCTGATTGCCAGCCACATTAAGCCGTTTATCCAGTCTGATGATAACGAAGCCTACGATCCAAACAATGGCTTACTGCTCAGCCGCACGCTAGACAGCCTGTTTGATTTAAAATACATCTCTTTTGACGATAACGGCAATATGCTCAAATCCGACCGTTTGTCGGACGATGTTTGGCAACACTGGCAAAACGTCAAACTTGACAGCGTATTGCTAAATGACAAACGTAAACAGTATCTGGCATTTCATCGAGAGTTGATGAAAAAAGAAGACAGTAAAATCAAGGTGTAA